The genomic DNA gtcctgtccctgctgtgccacagcagcccagggtgACTGCAGTCACtgcctgtgtcctgtccctgctgtgccacagcagcccagggtgACTGCAGTCACtgcctgtgtcctgtccctgctgtgccacagcagcccagggtgACTGCATTGGGTTCCTGGAGAAGAGCCCACAATGAGAAAACTGTCACAGCATGTAcatggtggcagtgccaggggttACAGCTCTCTGAAAGGTGAGGGGTGGTTGGTTgtcctcttctcccaggcagtcagtgacaggacaagaagacatggtcccaggctgtgccaggggaggtttaggttggacattaggaagaatttcttcacaaaaGGGTGTTGGAtattggaaggggctgcccagggacgAGGTGGAGTCagtgtccctggaggtgttcaaggaacagctggatgtggcactgagtGCTCTCTGGGCagggtgacaaggtggggattggtcacagcttggactccatgatctcaGACATATTCTCCAACTGAAGTGATTCAGGGATTCTATGATTTCTGggatttctgtgatttctgggatttctgggattccGTGTCCAAGCCAGGGGCGTTCCTGGTAGTGAGGAGCTGTGTGGAACCTCAGTCTTCTTGCTGGGGATGTGTGACAGTGCTAAGCACCTCTGACCAGGGCCTTACCTTGTCTCTTATGTGCAGAACATGCCCTCAGTTGGCACAGTGAGAGCATCAGTGTAGTTTGTGCAGTGATGGCACAACCTTGGCCTCCTGGCAAGAGCAAGAGACTCTTGTGAGCAAAATGAGAACAAGAGATCACACATCAGAGGCAGCTGCAAAGGACCTTCCTGACCTCTGTGGTGCTTCTTATCTACACTGCTTAtcctttccccctgcactgtccTCAACTGCAGGTGATCATCATCATCTACCTGTCCGTGGTGGGGGCCCTGCTGCTCTACATGGCATTCCTGGTGCTCGTGGACCCCCTGATCCGCAAGCCAGACCCCTACACCCAGCCCCTGCACAACGAGGAGGACAGcgaggtgaggggacagggggacaggacaagggggacaGGGAAACAGTGACCTCCTGCTTGTCTCTGATCCAGTGAAGGACCAGCATTGCTGCTTGGGGGCAGTTACACAGGTGAACATTTAGACTCAGATCTCTGCAGGTCATGCAGAAGCACGAGGAATATTAAAAGCTCTGTGAAACGAGCCCAAGGCAAGCCCTGCCCTCAGAGGCAGAGGGAGCTTTGTAGCAACTGGCCTGAATTTGCTTTGTCCATTTAGAGGGAGCAAAAAGTCAAACAGATCCTGTTTGTGCAGTGTCCCAGGTGGAGTTTTGTGGTGCTGAACTTCCAGGGAAAGATGAGCTTAAGTGTTGGCTGAAATGTCCTCTAGACACTTAAAACATGGCCTATGAGATGCTGTTTGAtcctgctctggggctgggtcCTGAGTTGTATCCaggctgtttttccttgtgcttCTTCCCAGAGCACAATTTCATTCAAACCCCATCTTTTTGTGGGATGCTGGTGTACAAACCATGGGCAAAATGATTAGGACGCAGTAGCAAAGAAAGAGGCACTCTCTATCTTTGTCACACACCAGTTTAGGGAGAGGACAAATTTCTTGCTGCGTAAAATCCAGGCAGTTACAGCACTGTGTTGTACAGGACTGTCCTGTTTGTACTTTGTTGTGAGTATAAACTATTTGGCCTAATTCCTTCATACTCTGATGTaagtgaggagcagctgctccagtgTTCACAGTCCATCCATTGCCTCCCTCTGCTGAAAAAGGAGGGcctgcaggaggagatgaaTTGTACCCCAAAGTCATGGGTCTGCACCCTCCTCTGCAGCAGTAATCCAGATCCAGATCCGGGTGCCCATGGTAAATGCCTGGTGTCAGGGGAGGTCTATCTCACTCCAGTATGCTGGACTAAGTCCACTGGGATAGGCCTTGTTCGTTTGCCATGATGGATCTCCTGGTTTTAGCAGGGGGATGTGGTTCACTTTGGCTCCCTGCAGACTCCAAGAGTGAATTTCCAACAGAGCTTTGTGCAGTTCCTCCCCTGGGGACTTCTGTCTGCAGTCATGGGTGATCCCCAAGGTCAAGGACTTGGGGCTGGTGTTGAGGAGCTCTCAAAAGGAGGTTTTTCATCAGAACAACTCAAACCTTGAACTGCTCTTTCAGGTGCAGTTTCTCCCCAAGtcagctccctccctctgtgCTTGGGCTGGGCGTTGCCAGGTCTCCAGCCCCATTCTTCTCCTTGTAGGACACTCGCTCCCTGGCTGCAGTGCCCACCCTGGCCGGTGCCAGGGCCAACACGGTGCTGGAGCGGATGGAGGGGGCGCAGCAGCGCTGGAAGCGGCaggtgcaggagcagaggaagaCGGTGTTCGACCGGCACAAGATGCTCAGCTAggccctgctgggctctgccacaTCAGGACACCCCAGTGTTGGAATGGAACTCCAACCCTCCCTGATTCACCGTCtccagagggagcagcagccccaaagGCTTCTCTGCTCGTGTCCTCTGCCGTTCCCTtgcccagcctggctggccctGGGGCTGTGACTGCCACGTGGAGCTCGGCTGAATGTGGGACTCCATCAGCCCACCCCAGCAGAAACGGGCTGGGAacagagagctgggagctggctgaGTCTTCCTGGGATAAAAATAGTGGGAGAATTTTGATGTGGGATAAATGATGTGATGTTTCTCCAGGATGCAGCAGCCACCTCCTCCCCCAGTGTGCACTGATGGTCCGTGGGCATTGTGGTGCTGAGCCACATATGCAGCACAGGAACAACGGGGAGGGAGTTTCTGccagtttctgctgcttccactTACCCTGATGTAAATGGAGAGATTTCCACACCTCTGGAGTCTGTCCAGGTTTACACCAGCATAACTGAGACTGCAGCTTGCTTCTGGGCAGGTGAATATCACAAAACCTGTTAGTACCTACATCAGCAAGAGTCCAACAGATAAAAAGCTGCTTTACATTTCTATCTTTTTGTGCTTTACCACTAGATAAAAACCTCCTGAGGTGAAACCTCTCCATTTATACCTACACTGGTGACTCTTGGTGTTCtcccagggtgggcagcagcattTGTGTCCAAGAGAACTGGGGCAAAGGCTCTCCTGGAGCACTGGAAATGCCTGTCAAGGCCCTGGACACTTGTGTCATTCAGAACACTCCCACGAGCTGACAGGACTTGGGCTGTGTGGAGGAAGCTGCAGTGGTTCTGTTGTGTGTATTGATCCCATGGAGAACAGTTGGAGTTTATGGTGTAGCACCTCTGTATTAAATGCAGACAAAGATCTACGGCCTGAGTGACTTTTTGTCAGGGGAAAATGCCCATCTTGCCAGGTCTGGGGCTCTCCATCTGCCTGCCAGTGCCCAGCAGGTGATCTGATGCCACCTGAAGCCAGAGCTGTGGTTATGGCACTGCAGGAGTGTCCCTGgcactgctccaggctgggaacacaggcagagcagagtCCTGCTTGGCACAGGTCAGTGACTTCACTTCTCTGGGTTATCCCGTGGGAAAGCTAAGCAGACTGGAATTCTACCTTTTCAAGAAGTTGAGAAATTGTTGCTAAAAGCTTAACTGGGAGAGGTGCcagtcactgccctgtgtgttggtgtctgcagctgctggtggaGCATCCAGCCCTGCAAGCTGACCCTGGCAGACAAACCCAAAGAGCAGCCTTTGGGAGCCTGTGTGTACCCCAGTCAGCCTTCAGCAGCTCACTGGGCTGAAAGGGGCCGAGAGCTTCACATCATCCCGAGGTCACATTTTCCTTGGCTCATCTTTCCCTAGTGCTCAATTCGAGGCATTGCTCCCCTTTGTATGAGCCCCATCTTGCCTGTCCTTCCCTCTCGGTGTGAATCCCGCATGGACACGAGGTGAGGCCGCTGGGagctgttttttcccttggaggagagaaccagcagctctggctggaggCGCTGCTCAGGGCCGGGCCGATGGGTCCCTCTGGTGGTTGTCACCCCCAGTCAGCACCGGGACATGGGGGGCACCAGTGCAAGCTTGCTGCTGCCACAAACCTGCTGAACCTGCAGGAGGGGTTTGGAGACTggcacccccagaccctcccctcacccctccaggagcagctgggaaatgGGGTCAGAGAGGAGGGAGTTAGAAACCAAGAATTTTGGaaaaagttagaaaacttaGAGCAGGTTAGTGGAGAGGCTGCAAAAAATACCACTGCCTGATTAATTACTTGGTTTGTTAATTAGTTGATCAGCTTTGTCCTGTACATCATCTGCCCTGGGAGGAAAGGTTTTCTACTGCCCAGCCTTGAATTCCCAAGCCCCTTCCCCACCCTGTGCCCCCTCCCAGGGTCACTGGAGCATCCCCCAGGCAGGCACATCCTGATGGGTCCCACTCCTAAACCCATCCACAGCCCACAGCAGTGCTTCCCATCTCTCCAGACATGGGGCTGTGGGAgtcaataatttaatttcttatccAAAAAgggaatgtgaaaaataaaggacCTCTTAGAACCAAATGCAGCTGCTTTGACATCCTGCCACAGTTGTTGTGCTCAAGTGCCTGCTGTGGTCCAGATGTCGATGCTCTGGATTATGAGCCACTCGCTCTGGTCCTGGGTCACCCGGATCCTCACACACTCCACGGGCCCAGGCAGGACGGTCTCCAGGCCCCGCTGCTCCAGGGTCCCTCTCTTGAAGGAGCCCACGGGGACATAGGAGGAGcagtcctggctgtgctcccggctccagcccagctccagcagccctgcGTGCAGGAAATCGCCCGGGCGCTCCACAGAGCCCGTGCGCACCCGGACACGGCTGACTCGGGCTGGCTGCTGGAACACGATGGAAAAAGTACTACCAGCTGCTGGGGCTTTGCCCCAAAAGTAGCCCTGTGCTGAGCTGTAGGCCTTGTGGGGCTCGTAGTTCTCAAAGACGGACATGCTGGTGTGCAGGGATGCCGGCGGGTTGTCTGGGAGGTCCGAGGCATCGGCCTGGAAATCCTCGTCCTCCAGCCGGTTGACGGTGCCCTGGAAGGAGGAGTAGAGCCCCATGTGCTGGAAGAGGGACGGCTTGAAGCGGATCACGTCCTTCTGGGTAAGCAGCTGGCGGAAGTGGACCAGCAGCCAGTCACAGGGCATTTCCTGgtagaagaggaggaggaagcgaGCCAGGCGAGGAAGATCACTGGAGCGATAGAGCTTCCCAATGTAGCCCAGCTTGGAGAATTCGAGGGTGGCCCAGTTGGAGCCCTGCTGGGAAGCCAGTGCCCTGCGGATGGCTGTCAGGAAGGACCTGGCGCTCCACACGTCGTCCTCGATCATTAGGTAGTAGGAGGAGAG from Poecile atricapillus isolate bPoeAtr1 chromosome 23, bPoeAtr1.hap1, whole genome shotgun sequence includes the following:
- the LOC131587710 gene encoding alpha-1,6-mannosyl-glycoprotein 4-beta-N-acetylglucosaminyltransferase-like isoform X3, which translates into the protein MGGDFGGLSLHLAGRNIIVLIPGHPPCLLKPFLCLAEFLAVGMASVQRPRGFYLLATLQSLFSQSTEEELQEMVVVVHLADTDPGWNVRVAATIARRFAHHILLGRLLLIHAPPEFYPTLEGLKRNFNDAEERVRFRSKQNVDYAFLLAFAANLSSYYLMIEDDVWSARSFLTAIRRALASQQGSNWATLEFSKLGYIGKLYRSSDLPRLARFLLLFYQEMPCDWLLVHFRQLLTQKDVIRFKPSLFQHMGLYSSFQGTVNRLEDEDFQADASDLPDNPPASLHTSMSVFENYEPHKAYSSAQGYFWGKAPAAGSTFSIVFQQPARVSRVRVRTGSVERPGDFLHAGLLELGWSREHSQDCSSYVPVGSFKRGTLEQRGLETVLPGPVECVRIRVTQDQSEWLIIQSIDIWTTAGT
- the LOC131587710 gene encoding alpha-1,6-mannosyl-glycoprotein 4-beta-N-acetylglucosaminyltransferase-like isoform X2 — encoded protein: MRCSLKRSLMILLTASFLLLLLLHGRQEQDPLKVQLRGLAPDTILQLLQPEGAQHILRDTDELSALHNVSYQLLAGSLAPRKKFLAVGMASVQRPRGFYLLATLQSLFSQSTEEELQEMVVVVHLADTDPGWNVRVAATIARRFAHHILLGRLLLIHAPPEFYPTLEGLKRNFNDAEERVRFRSKQNVDYAFLLAFAANLSSYYLMIEDDVWSARSFLTAIRRALASQQGSNWATLEFSKLGYIGKLYRSSDLPRLARFLLLFYQEMPCDWLLVHFRQLLTQKDVIRFKPSLFQHMGLYSSFQGTVNRLEDEDFQADASDLPDNPPASLHTSMSVFENYEPHKAYSSAQGYFWGKAPAAGSTFSIVFQQPARVSRVRVRTGSVERPGDFLHAGLLELGWSREHSQDCSSYVPVGSFKRGTLEQRGLETVLPGPVECVRIRVTQDQSEWLIIQSIDIWTTAGT
- the LOC131587710 gene encoding alpha-1,6-mannosyl-glycoprotein 4-beta-N-acetylglucosaminyltransferase-like isoform X4, translated to MVLPQPAAREAELLLGHGEDRRCLVPEFLAVGMASVQRPRGFYLLATLQSLFSQSTEEELQEMVVVVHLADTDPGWNVRVAATIARRFAHHILLGRLLLIHAPPEFYPTLEGLKRNFNDAEERVRFRSKQNVDYAFLLAFAANLSSYYLMIEDDVWSARSFLTAIRRALASQQGSNWATLEFSKLGYIGKLYRSSDLPRLARFLLLFYQEMPCDWLLVHFRQLLTQKDVIRFKPSLFQHMGLYSSFQGTVNRLEDEDFQADASDLPDNPPASLHTSMSVFENYEPHKAYSSAQGYFWGKAPAAGSTFSIVFQQPARVSRVRVRTGSVERPGDFLHAGLLELGWSREHSQDCSSYVPVGSFKRGTLEQRGLETVLPGPVECVRIRVTQDQSEWLIIQSIDIWTTAGT